ATCTGCATTGAGCCAGCGTTGTGTCCCTTGGGAACATCAATGGCATCGCTTGCAGCATCATAGTCTAGGACGACTGGTTGAACCTGGTTAACCTTTATCTCATCCAATTCCCAGCCTACAGCGTCAGCGATCATTTGAATAGACTGCTCAAGCCCGACGTGGCCTGTTATCTCACGAGTAGCGATTTTATCTCTGAATACATTTACGCTGAGCCCTGCACCGATCTTTTTCTGAAAGGGAACCCTACGTGTGGCAGCATCCATCTGCCTTTTTATGGAGATGTCGTCGACTCTAGTGCAAACACCCGTTAGGAAAATGGGGAGTGTATCCATAAGGAACCCTGGATTGATGCCCGTCCCTAACAACGTGACTCCGTTCTCCTTTGCCACCTTATCAAGCTTCTTGGCGTACGCTCCTCCCTCTTTTGTAGCGTAGGGGTAGGCTAACTCCTCACAGGTGGAGACGATATTCACTCCATGATTAAGTATCTGGACGAATTGATCGTGGGTTTGTTTCAAGTAGGATAAGGTTGTATGGCAGACGATATCTGGTTTTATGGTGGACAAGACCTTATCAGTGTCATTGGAAATGGTGACCCCCAGCTTATCGACATCAAGGACCTCCCCGAGGTCTTTGCCTATGATTTCGGGATTGATATCGATGGCCCCTACAATCTCCACGCCTTTCTTAGTGAGCAGGTGTCTCGCCAACCGCCTCCCAATTACACCGATCCCATATGACACGACTTTGACCGGCTTAAGCTCAGTCTTACCCTGTTTGTTAGGATTACCCATTGTACAAATCGTCCATACCTTTCTTTAAAGAGATATTAATCTATCTTAAGTATGTACGGATAGTGCACGTATAAAATCCAACGCATTATTAGGCGCGCAATTTAGCCAAGAGTTATTGGAAAACTTTCTAGAAATAGAATAATAGACTGGTTCTTGGACATGACAAATATAGAAACAACTTTCTAATACCATCGCCTAACCGACCTTTTATATTATCCTCCTACTTGGAAACTATAGAAGAGCTAATAGGAAAACAATGCGCACCCCTTCAAGATTTTAATGTGCTAAATAAACTTTGGAATAAGGCGTTGATGAACGCGCTTAGATTTAATTTATTATTACTGCATATGTGTACAGTTTTAAGCTAAAATAATAAAAAAGCGGTTTATTTTTTCAAAGGTATAACCTGATAATAAATAACAATTTTAGGCACGCGGATTGAGAAAATCCCATTAAAATTATTTCATCATCAATATTTTGAACTAATATTAACAGTACGCGAATATATCAATGCAATAAGGTTCACTGAAACCAAATAAAACCTATTCATGCACTCATAATGAGTGATGGAACATAACATATATTGAATGTTTCAATTTACTAGGAGAAATGAATGGGGTGTTTTCGGACTATCGAGCCCTGGAGAATCGCCTTATTGCTATATCAGCCGCGACCAATAAGGGATCGTAGACCTCAGATAGCACAGGGACGTAGGCAAGCTCAATGGTGCAAAATTCCTGTATTGTCATCCGTTGATTGATTGCTAAGGCCACGATGTTCATCCTCCAGGCTGCGCCCTCTTCGCCAATTGCTTGACCGCCGAGGAGCCTCCCTGTTTTTGCATCTATCACCAGCTTCACAGAGATGTTCTTAGCCCCCGGTATCCAGCTGGGTTTATTCAACATGTTCGCCCTGCCAGTTATCACCTTAAAGCCATTTCTCTCAGCAGTAGCTGAGTTATACCCGGTGGTGGAGACCTCCAAATTCCCGATGAAGGAAACAAAAGTGCCAATGTTGCCACCAAAGACCATGTTCCCTCCAGCAGCATTCACGCCGGCAACAGCCGCCTGTTTGAAGGCGGTCGTGGCTAGGGCGATATATGAGGGTTTTCCATCTATGCCGCTGAACGACTGGGCACAATCTCCTATAGCGTAGACGTCTTTGACACTGGTTTCCATCCTTTCATCTACTAGAAGAGCCCCTCTCTCGGTTTCAAGACCTGCATCCACCCCAAGAGCAGAGAATGGCTTGACGCCAACTGCCATCACCACGATATCTGTAGGTATGGTCTCGCCTGCAATTGTTACTGACTCTACTTGATCTGTGCCGTTAACTGAGTCGATCCCCTTCCCAAAGAGGATGTGTAGCCCGTGTGCGTCCAGGGCTTCGCTGATAATCTTCCCCATATCTGGATCCAAGTTCCGAGGGAAGGGGGGAGGACTTCTTTTGGTGACGTAGATATCTAATCCCAGTTCTTTTAAAGCGAAGGCAATCTCTAGACCTATAGCGCCTCCGCCTACAACCACGGCTCTCTTGGATTTACAAGCCACGTTTTTAAGCTCTTTCGCGTTTTCAGGATTAGTGACCACATGTACTCCGCGGCCCAATAACTCTTTGGCCCCGGGTATGGGTAAGATAAGGGGTTGGCTCCCTGTGGACAAGATAAGGGAATCATAGTCAATCCATTTCTTTTCTCCAGTTGCCAGATTCTCTACCTGGACCTTTTTTTCCTCCGTGTCAATGGAGATAGCGTTGTGTCTAAGTAATTTCTTGAGCCGCCTAGTAGAAGGGACACTGTGTTTAAGATCTTCGAAGCTTTCGACAAGCCCTCCAATCGCATAGGGTAACCCACAGGGGGAGAACATGTCGTATTCACGCCTCTCTATAATCGTGACCTTGACTTTCCGATTAAATCGTGTGGCAGCTCTTGAAGAATAGAGGCCACCCGTTCCAAGGCCAATTATCACGATTTTGTGTAACTCCGGGTTCTTATTTTCACCCATTGTTTGTAATCCCCTCTTTTTCACCGCTGGCGATTTTTAATGCTTTCTAGTATCTTAGAATAAAGAGGCGAAAAATGATAAATTAGTTCAGGATGAACAAATTGATCTCAACAGATGCGGATATACTGCTGACCTCATGTCCCTACTGCAATATGAAGCTAAGAAAGGATCACTTTGATAGAATCAAGGTAATGGGAATCGTCAAGCTCCTTGAGGCTGAGATATGCGGGGCAGATTCCTAGAGAAAAAGACCAGATCGTCCTAAACCAGAGCAAGTTCAGGCACGCTCCAGTTTTACTGCACAAATTTTGAGTTCGGGTATCTTCGCTAAAGGGTCAACCGCGGAGTTCGTAAGGACGTTAGCGGCAGCCTCAGCATAGTGGAATGGTATGAAAACGACGCCTTCTAGTATTTTCTCTGTAACCATGGCTTTTAGGGATATTTTACCCCGTCTACTTGAGACCAAGACACGTTCATCGTTGCCTAACCCAATCTTATCAGCATCAGATGGATTAATCTCCATAAAAGCCTCGTTTCCCTGTCCCGTCAATGTCTCAGACCGCCTAGTCATGGTCCCAGTGTGCCAGTGATGGAGAAGTCTCCCTGTAGTTAATATGAATGGATATTCTTCGTCTGGCGCCTCTGCAGGAGGCTTGTATTCTACAGTATGGAACTTTCCGAGCCCCCGGCTAAACTCATCCCGATGAAGGATTCTGGTCCCAGGGTGACTCTTAGTGGGGCATGGCCATCGAAGGTCCTCTTTCTGCAGCCTCTCATGGCTGATCCCTCCATATATACCACCCAAACTCGCGATTTCATCCATGATCTCAGTTGTGGATCCGTAGTTCATCAGGAATCCCAACCGCGTAGATATTTCAGAGATTATCACCCAATCGGGGCGACTGTCGCCAACAGGATCAATAGCCTTCCTTACCATCTGAATTCGCCTGTCAGTTGCTGTAAAAGTCCCGTCTTTTTCTGCGAAACTAGCTGCGGGAAGAACCACATCCGCAAGTTCCGCAGTTTCGCTCATGAAAAGTTCAGAAACTAAAAGGAAGTCAAGTTTCTTGAGTTGTTTTCTAACGTGATTGGTGTCTGGGTCAGAAAGCATTGGATTCTCCCCCATAATGAACATGGCGTGGATACCGTCGCCGCACTCG
This genomic stretch from Candidatus Bathyarchaeota archaeon harbors:
- a CDS encoding dihydrodipicolinate reductase produces the protein MGNPNKQGKTELKPVKVVSYGIGVIGRRLARHLLTKKGVEIVGAIDINPEIIGKDLGEVLDVDKLGVTISNDTDKVLSTIKPDIVCHTTLSYLKQTHDQFVQILNHGVNIVSTCEELAYPYATKEGGAYAKKLDKVAKENGVTLLGTGINPGFLMDTLPIFLTGVCTRVDDISIKRQMDAATRRVPFQKKIGAGLSVNVFRDKIATREITGHVGLEQSIQMIADAVGWELDEIKVNQVQPVVLDYDAASDAIDVPKGHNAGSMQMAYGMRGGKPLITMDFKA
- a CDS encoding FAD-dependent oxidoreductase, whose translation is MGENKNPELHKIVIIGLGTGGLYSSRAATRFNRKVKVTIIERREYDMFSPCGLPYAIGGLVESFEDLKHSVPSTRRLKKLLRHNAISIDTEEKKVQVENLATGEKKWIDYDSLILSTGSQPLILPIPGAKELLGRGVHVVTNPENAKELKNVACKSKRAVVVGGGAIGLEIAFALKELGLDIYVTKRSPPPFPRNLDPDMGKIISEALDAHGLHILFGKGIDSVNGTDQVESVTIAGETIPTDIVVMAVGVKPFSALGVDAGLETERGALLVDERMETSVKDVYAIGDCAQSFSGIDGKPSYIALATTAFKQAAVAGVNAAGGNMVFGGNIGTFVSFIGNLEVSTTGYNSATAERNGFKVITGRANMLNKPSWIPGAKNISVKLVIDAKTGRLLGGQAIGEEGAAWRMNIVALAINQRMTIQEFCTIELAYVPVLSEVYDPLLVAADIAIRRFSRAR